A DNA window from Arachis duranensis cultivar V14167 chromosome 3, aradu.V14167.gnm2.J7QH, whole genome shotgun sequence contains the following coding sequences:
- the LOC107481482 gene encoding endoglucanase 8 translates to MAFTTTMLAWSVIDFGRSMGPELGNALKAVRWGTDYLLKATSKVGTGVVFVQVGDPLSDHNCWERPEDMDTLRTVYKVDGSHPGSDVAGETAAALAAASIVFRSRDPAYSRLLLNRAVTVFRFADRHRGAYSNSLKKAVCPFYCDVNGYQDELLWAAAWLHKASRRRQYREYIVRNEVVLRAGDTINEFGWDNKHAGINVLISKEVLMGRANYFASFKQNADGFICSILPGISHPQVQYSPGGLIFKAGGSNMQHVTSLSFLLLAYSNYLSHANKIVPCGETTATPALLKHLAKRQVDYILGDNPMGMSYMVGYGARYPQRIHHRASSLPSVAVHPAHIGCKAGSRYFLSPNPNPNVLVGAVVGGPNNNTDAFPDSRPFYQETEPTTYINAPLVGLLAFFSAHS, encoded by the exons ATGGCGTTCACTACAACAATGCTGGCGTGGAGCGTGATAGACTTCGGGAGGAGCATGGGGCCTGAGCTCGGGAACGCATTGAAGGCGGTGAGGTGGGGAACGGACTACCTGCTGAAGGCAACGTCGAAGGTAGGGACCGGTGTGGTGTTCGTGCAGGTGGGAGACCCTCTCTCGGACCATAACTGTTGGGAGAGGCCAGAGGACATGGACACTCTCCGTACCGTTTACAAGGTGGATGGGTCCCACCCTGGCTCTGACGTGGCAGGAGAAACGGCCGCTGCACTTGCCGCTGCCTCCATCGTCTTTAGATCACGTGATCCCGCTTACTCTAGACTTCTCCTCAATCGAGCCGTTACG GTGTTCCGGTTCGCTGACAGGCATCGTGGTGCATACAGTAACAGCCTAAAGAAAGCAGTCTGCCCATTTTACTGTGACGTCAATGGGTACCAG GACGAGCTGTTGTGGGCAGCAGCGTGGTTGCATAAGGCGTCGCGTAGGCGTCAGTACAGGGAATACATTGTGAGGAACGAGGTGGTATTGAGAGCTGGGGACACCATTAATGAGTTTGGTTGGGATAACAAGCATGCCGGGATTAATGTTCTCATTTCCAAG GAGGTGTTGATGGGAAGAGCAAACTATTTTGCGTCGTTCAAGCAAAATGCAGATGGATTTATTTGTTCGATATTGCCCGGAATTTCCCACCCTCAAGTTCAGTATTCCCCAG GTGGTCTTATTTTCAAGGCTGGAGGAAGCAACATGCAGCATGTAACGTCCCTCTCTTTTCTGCTCCTAGCCTATTCTAACTACCTAAGCCACGCCAATAAGATTGTGCCATGTGGCGAGACCACTGCCACGCCAGCTTTGCTCAAACACCTTGCTAAACGCCAG GTGGACTACATTCTTGGGGATAACCCAATGGGAATGTCGTACATGGTTGGATACGGTGCTCGCTACCCACAGAGGATACATCACCGGGCCAGCTCGCTCCCATCGGTGGCGGTCCACCCAGCCCACATTGGATGCAAAGCTGGATCTCGATATTTCCTTAGCCCAAATCCCAACCCGaatgtgttggtcggagccgtgGTTGGTGGGCCTAACAACAACACAGATGCTTTCCCGGACTCCAGGCCTTTCTATCAGGAGACCGAGCCAACTACATATATCAATGCCCCTCTAGTGGGCCTGCTCGCTTTCTTTTCAGCCCACTCTTGA
- the LOC107481474 gene encoding protein PLANT CADMIUM RESISTANCE 2 produces the protein MYQADESKPVTGLPVSYNNASSGAAPYSSSVDSSAYYQPPPKPPQEWSTSLCDCFSDCGNCCITYWCPCVTFGRVAEIVDRGSTSCGASGALYALVCCLIGCGCLYSCFYRSKMRRQLNLKGSDCGDCMIHCCCEPCALCQEYRELEMQGFDMHIGWHGNVEQRSRGVAMTAPSAPPPQPPMSR, from the exons ATGTATCAAGCAGACGAATCAAAGCCTGTGACCGGTTTACCGGTGAGCTACAACAACGCTAGTAGCGGCGCCGCGCCATATTCTTCCTCCGTCGACAGCAGCGCCTACTACCAGCCGCCACCTAAACCTCCTCAAGAATGGTCCACCAGCCTCTGTGATTGTTTCTCCGACTGCGGCAATT GTTGCATAACGTACTGGTGTCCATGTGTGACCTTTGGCAGAGTTGCTGAGATCGTTGATAGAGGATCTACCT cATGCGGTGCGAGTGGGGCACTGTACGCGCTGGTGTGTTGCCTGATTGGATGCGGATGCTTGTACTCGTGCTTCTACAGATCGAAGATGAGGCGTCAGTTGAATCTGAAAGGAAGTGACTGCGGGGATTGCATGATCCATTGCTGCTGCGAGCCATGCGCCTTGTGCCAAGAATACCGTGAGCTTGAGATGCAAGGCTTTGACATGCACATTGGCTGGCATGGCAATGTCGAGCAGAGGAGCCGCGGTGTTGCCATGACTGCTCCTTCTGCTCCACCGCCTCAACCCCCCATGTCCCGTTGA
- the LOC107481478 gene encoding uncharacterized protein LOC107481478, producing MEENSTAQENPNLTEQNRTIHESPNLMAHNSIAHSYERGDSKDNLSTRVQLRRRKRKWSSLEEETLRTGVKPFGEGNWGNHSI from the exons ATGGAGGAGAATAGTACTGCTCAAGAAAATCCCAATTTGACGGAGCAGAATAGAACTATTCACGAAAGTCCCAATTTGATGGCGCATAACAGTATTGCTCATAGTTATGAG AGGGGTGATTCAAAAGATAACTTGTCCACCAGAGTGCAGTtaagaaggaggaaaagaaaatggTCTTCATTGGAAGAGGAGACACTAAGAACCGGTGTAAAACC GTTTGGCGAAGGAAACTGGGGCAACCATTCCATTTAA